One Brevibacillus choshinensis genomic window carries:
- a CDS encoding amino acid ABC transporter permease, producing MGSAWNVIPQNMGLLWDGLLLTLQLSACALLVSIPVGVLLGLCRISSNRFISFVAVSYVEFIRGVPLLVLLFWIYFVLGKFLKLGPFLAGVLGLGLFSAAFIAEIVRAGIQAVPRGQMEAARSSGMTYVQAMRFIILPQALRKVLPPMASQFITLIKDSSLVSVISVVDLTLVAKNLVSTTFRSLEVWSFVAIMYFCITFFLSQVISAFERKYRVSE from the coding sequence ATGGGTAGCGCTTGGAATGTGATTCCTCAAAATATGGGTCTCCTATGGGATGGCTTGCTGTTGACGCTGCAGTTGTCAGCATGCGCATTGCTCGTCAGCATCCCTGTGGGTGTCTTGTTAGGCTTGTGCCGGATTTCCAGTAATCGGTTCATTTCTTTTGTAGCGGTCAGCTATGTCGAATTTATCCGCGGCGTTCCCTTGCTGGTCTTGCTGTTCTGGATCTACTTTGTACTCGGAAAATTCCTGAAGCTGGGCCCCTTTTTAGCGGGGGTACTTGGTTTGGGGCTTTTTTCGGCAGCTTTTATTGCGGAAATCGTCCGAGCAGGAATTCAAGCGGTGCCGCGGGGGCAGATGGAAGCGGCACGCTCATCGGGGATGACGTATGTACAAGCGATGCGTTTTATCATTTTGCCTCAGGCGCTGCGCAAAGTATTACCGCCGATGGCTTCGCAGTTTATTACGCTGATCAAGGACTCCTCGCTGGTATCCGTCATTTCGGTTGTCGATCTGACGCTGGTGGCGAAAAATTTGGTGTCGACGACGTTTCGTTCTCTCGAAGTGTGGAGCTTCGTGGCGATCATGTATTTCTGCATTACGTTTTTCCTGTCGCAAGTCATTAGTGCGTTCGAGCGGAAATATCGGGTGTCCGAATAG
- a CDS encoding amino acid ABC transporter ATP-binding protein, with protein MIQINQVNKSYGHVHVLKDIQLEVPQSHVYALIGPSGAGKSTLIRSINALESIQGGEIIVDGISVHDKKTNINLLRSDIGFVFQSFNLYPHLTAVENVAIAPIQVKKVPKEQAEEKARALLTSLGLGEKFGSYPAQLSGGQQQRVAIARALAMDPKVMLFDEPTSALDPEMIKEVLDAIRNLASSGMTMVVVTHEMGFAREICNQIVFMADGKIVEVAPPETFFTNPQSDRAKDFLSKVLNH; from the coding sequence GTGATCCAAATCAATCAGGTCAATAAGAGCTATGGACATGTTCATGTTTTGAAGGACATTCAGTTAGAAGTGCCGCAGTCCCATGTGTACGCCCTGATCGGACCGAGCGGCGCTGGGAAAAGCACGCTGATTCGCAGCATCAATGCCCTGGAGTCCATCCAGGGAGGAGAGATCATCGTAGACGGTATTTCCGTTCATGACAAGAAGACGAATATCAATCTTCTGCGTTCCGACATTGGTTTCGTGTTTCAATCGTTCAATTTGTATCCCCATTTGACCGCTGTGGAGAATGTTGCGATCGCCCCGATTCAGGTGAAAAAAGTACCGAAAGAGCAAGCGGAAGAAAAGGCCAGAGCTCTGCTGACCTCCCTGGGACTGGGTGAAAAATTCGGGTCCTACCCCGCTCAGCTCTCCGGTGGGCAGCAGCAGCGGGTGGCCATCGCGAGGGCGCTGGCGATGGACCCAAAAGTGATGCTGTTCGATGAACCGACCTCTGCTCTCGATCCGGAGATGATCAAAGAAGTGCTGGACGCCATTCGGAATCTGGCGTCCTCTGGAATGACGATGGTCGTTGTCACCCACGAGATGGGGTTTGCCCGGGAAATTTGCAATCAGATTGTGTTTATGGCCGATGGAAAGATCGTGGAAGTGGCGCCACCTGAAACGTTCTTTACCAATCCGCAATCCGATCGGGCGAAAGATTTCCTCTCCAAGGTATTGAATCACTAG
- a CDS encoding amidohydrolase family protein, which translates to MKADLIIAHAFVLTMEGKGVGMVENGAVAIKGDTILAVGETADILGAYQAERFIDGAGKLVMPGLIDAHIHSGISIFRGMAQDMSHWMQKGLWPFKKNTTEEESLAGSLVTIIEGIKAGTTTFCDYDYGMNRIVMHYAKVGARARVAETVNELPDDIGKNPVGALYPFDPAIGERKLQENIKLFEEWNGQANGRITCLFGPQGPDMMSTELLLEVRALAQKYDTRIHMHVAQGDREIDQMVKRYGKRSIPYLDELGYLDSRLMAVHLTEATTEETQLVAKRGASMIYCAGSIGIIDGLVPPVMDFLEAGGQAALGSDQAPGNNCNNMFNEMKFAAILNKVKRSDPRVFPAWLSLRLATIESAKAIGLDREIGSLKQGKKADLILIDLQEPSLCPIYTDPIRNIVPNLVYSAKGSEVETVIIDGQIIMDNRKLLTVDEKAAVRAAQEAADSISRRSRDDIAAARSDVYQMMEDGYL; encoded by the coding sequence GTGAAAGCGGATTTGATCATCGCGCATGCCTTTGTATTGACGATGGAGGGCAAGGGCGTCGGAATGGTGGAAAACGGTGCGGTCGCGATAAAAGGAGACACGATTCTCGCCGTTGGTGAAACAGCTGATATTCTAGGGGCGTATCAGGCGGAGAGATTCATAGATGGAGCCGGGAAGCTGGTGATGCCCGGCTTGATCGATGCTCATATCCACAGCGGCATCTCGATTTTCAGGGGAATGGCCCAGGACATGTCGCATTGGATGCAAAAAGGCTTGTGGCCGTTCAAGAAAAATACAACGGAAGAAGAGTCGCTCGCCGGATCCTTGGTGACCATCATTGAAGGGATCAAGGCAGGAACGACGACGTTTTGCGACTACGATTACGGAATGAATCGCATCGTCATGCACTATGCCAAGGTGGGGGCGCGAGCGAGAGTGGCCGAGACGGTAAACGAGCTGCCAGATGACATCGGGAAAAATCCCGTAGGAGCGCTGTACCCGTTTGATCCGGCCATCGGAGAGCGGAAGCTGCAGGAAAATATCAAGCTGTTCGAGGAGTGGAACGGGCAGGCGAACGGCAGAATCACGTGCCTGTTCGGTCCGCAGGGGCCAGACATGATGAGCACGGAGCTGCTGCTGGAGGTTCGTGCGCTGGCACAAAAATACGATACGCGGATCCACATGCATGTCGCGCAAGGGGATCGGGAAATCGACCAAATGGTGAAGCGTTACGGCAAGCGCTCCATTCCCTATCTCGATGAGCTGGGGTATCTGGATTCACGCCTGATGGCGGTTCACCTGACAGAGGCGACCACAGAAGAAACGCAGCTCGTGGCGAAGAGAGGCGCATCGATGATCTACTGCGCGGGGAGTATCGGTATCATTGACGGACTGGTACCTCCTGTCATGGACTTTCTGGAAGCCGGAGGTCAGGCTGCGCTAGGCTCGGATCAGGCGCCTGGAAATAACTGTAACAACATGTTCAACGAGATGAAGTTCGCCGCTATCTTGAACAAGGTCAAGCGCTCCGATCCGCGTGTGTTTCCCGCCTGGCTTTCCCTTCGCCTGGCGACGATCGAATCTGCGAAAGCGATCGGGCTGGACCGCGAGATCGGCAGCTTGAAGCAAGGGAAGAAGGCGGATCTCATCCTAATTGATTTGCAGGAACCGAGCCTTTGCCCGATCTATACCGATCCCATTCGCAACATTGTGCCCAATCTCGTTTATTCCGCCAAAGGCAGTGAGGTCGAGACCGTCATCATCGACGGACAGATCATCATGGATAACCGCAAGCTGCTAACGGTTGATGAAAAAGCGGCTGTCCGCGCCGCGCAGGAAGCAGCGGACAGCATCAGCCGACGCTCCCGTGACGATATTGCGGCAGCTCGCAGCGATGTCTATCAAATGATGGAGGACGGATATTTATGA
- a CDS encoding amidohydrolase, whose protein sequence is MTTIYTNGRFYTFDANQPQAEAVVVRDGRIIDLGSHRDMVLQWGRPEATVKDLGGKMVTPGLIDSHLHMSSIATKLLTTDLGKVTSKDQLLQVVKEQADQTQANEWVQGRGWDENRFTDGSLPTIEELDRVAPHCPIFLTRVCGHVYLVNSRALEIAGYHPDMEIPSGGTVVLDPQTRKPTGLLLETASNIVSRHIPEPTYQQFKDSLRQAMRLAIECGLTSVHTEDLRTYGGLDQTWQLFDELLNQEQNRLRCNLLIYYPHVKRLRELGLYAGYGNETLQIGAVKIFADGSFGGRTALLSEPYTDDPDNVGSEIHDNDTLYELFREARAAHMPIAVHTIGDQALENVLNTLERFPAVAFRDRIIHTSLLRPDQLHRLRRPSIIADIQPRFVVGDFPWVADRIGRDRAEQAYIWKSMLEAGIMCAGGSDAPVEPVEPLLGIHAAVTRRAPEDAHEGYNPAQSLSVEEALRVFTYGGALATNEETIKGTISRGKLADMTVYSQNILELEDADELLKTKIEMTVINGEICYEKDGNRNLCEI, encoded by the coding sequence ATGACAACGATCTACACCAACGGCAGGTTTTACACGTTCGACGCAAATCAGCCGCAAGCAGAGGCGGTTGTCGTCCGGGACGGCAGGATCATCGACTTGGGAAGCCATCGCGATATGGTGCTCCAGTGGGGGAGACCGGAAGCTACCGTGAAGGATCTCGGGGGAAAAATGGTGACGCCGGGATTGATCGACAGTCACCTGCACATGTCCTCGATCGCGACCAAGCTGTTGACAACCGATTTGGGAAAGGTCACCTCCAAGGATCAGCTGCTGCAAGTGGTAAAAGAGCAAGCTGACCAGACACAGGCAAATGAATGGGTACAAGGCAGGGGCTGGGACGAAAATCGCTTTACGGACGGTTCCCTGCCTACCATCGAAGAGCTGGACAGGGTCGCCCCGCACTGCCCGATATTTCTCACGCGGGTATGTGGTCACGTCTATCTGGTGAATAGCAGAGCACTGGAGATCGCAGGGTATCACCCAGATATGGAGATCCCATCCGGCGGAACCGTTGTGCTCGATCCACAGACGAGAAAGCCGACGGGCTTGCTGCTGGAAACAGCATCGAACATCGTCTCCAGGCACATTCCAGAGCCGACCTATCAGCAATTCAAGGATTCGCTGCGACAAGCGATGCGACTCGCGATCGAATGCGGCCTGACGAGTGTACATACGGAGGATCTGCGCACGTATGGCGGTTTGGATCAGACGTGGCAGCTGTTCGATGAGCTATTAAATCAAGAGCAAAATCGGCTCCGCTGCAATTTGCTCATTTACTATCCACATGTAAAGCGGCTGCGGGAGCTCGGCCTGTATGCGGGTTACGGAAACGAGACTCTGCAAATCGGTGCCGTAAAAATCTTTGCGGACGGCAGCTTCGGCGGTCGAACCGCTCTCTTGTCTGAGCCGTATACAGACGATCCAGACAACGTCGGAAGTGAAATTCACGACAACGACACTCTGTATGAGCTGTTTCGGGAAGCGAGGGCGGCCCATATGCCGATTGCCGTGCACACGATAGGCGATCAGGCGCTGGAAAATGTCTTGAATACGCTGGAGCGATTCCCGGCGGTAGCTTTCCGCGACCGCATCATCCATACGTCGTTGCTGCGTCCGGATCAGCTGCATCGGTTGAGACGTCCCAGCATCATCGCCGACATTCAGCCGCGATTTGTCGTAGGGGACTTCCCCTGGGTAGCGGACCGGATTGGGCGGGATCGCGCAGAGCAAGCGTATATTTGGAAGAGCATGCTCGAGGCTGGCATCATGTGCGCTGGGGGCTCGGACGCTCCAGTAGAACCGGTAGAGCCTCTTTTAGGCATTCATGCGGCTGTCACCCGGAGAGCGCCAGAGGATGCACATGAAGGATACAACCCTGCCCAAAGCCTGTCGGTGGAGGAAGCGCTGCGTGTGTTCACATACGGCGGTGCCCTGGCTACCAATGAAGAGACGATCAAAGGAACAATCAGCCGCGGCAAGCTAGCGGACATGACGGTCTACTCGCAAAATATCCTGGAGCTGGAAGACGCCGATGAACTGTTGAAGACGAAGATCGAGATGACAGTCATCAACGGAGAGATTTGCTACGAGAAGGATGGAAACAGAAACCTGTGTGAAATATAG
- a CDS encoding FAD-dependent oxidoreductase has protein sequence MYDIVIIGGGPAGGSAALFAAKAGKKTLLIDNDKSMTKRAWLENHYGVLEMTGPDLIEIGKKQAAKFGAELITDQVTNVSKSEQGVTIETAEKGSFEAKHVILATGAVVELAGKAGVATKDGTEPRIKTVVDVDAQGKTNVAGIWAAGTCAGVSVHTIITAGDGAKVAINVISELNGERYVDHDVLKTN, from the coding sequence ATGTACGATATCGTGATTATTGGTGGAGGCCCAGCAGGAGGAAGCGCAGCGCTGTTCGCAGCAAAAGCGGGAAAGAAAACGCTGTTGATCGACAACGATAAAAGCATGACAAAGCGCGCATGGCTGGAAAACCATTACGGCGTACTTGAAATGACTGGCCCTGACCTGATCGAGATCGGCAAAAAGCAAGCGGCGAAATTCGGCGCTGAGCTGATCACAGATCAAGTGACCAATGTTTCGAAAAGTGAGCAAGGCGTAACGATCGAAACGGCAGAAAAAGGATCCTTCGAAGCAAAGCATGTGATTCTGGCAACAGGTGCGGTGGTTGAGTTGGCTGGAAAAGCTGGCGTAGCAACCAAAGATGGCACAGAGCCCCGCATCAAAACCGTCGTAGATGTCGATGCCCAAGGAAAAACAAACGTAGCGGGTATCTGGGCAGCAGGCACGTGCGCTGGTGTAAGCGTACATACGATCATTACGGCAGGTGATGGGGCGAAAGTGGCGATCAATGTCATCAGCGAGCTGAATGGCGAGCGCTATGTCGACCATGATGTTTTGAAGACAAACTAA
- a CDS encoding GNAT family N-acetyltransferase gives MAYNIYTYAQRTDLDDQIGEVLEASWSAFMLNDEVANQYYEHLNEWFASYQYVLTDENDKVMAVGNAIPFYWDGTAADLPKGWDDVFLRGIEGYRQEQQPNTLSALSISIHPAYRGLGLSRQMVTAMKEIARQNGLTYMLAPVRPSLKHKYPLTPMDTYIGWQTPEGAPFDPWVRTHWKLGAKIMQVAAESMFIRGNVAQWESWTGMRFPETGTYIIPDALTPVLIEVEKDEAVYIEPNIWMQHFL, from the coding sequence ATGGCATACAACATATACACTTACGCACAACGGACCGATCTGGATGATCAAATCGGGGAAGTACTCGAAGCAAGTTGGTCTGCCTTTATGCTGAATGATGAGGTAGCGAACCAGTATTACGAGCATTTGAATGAGTGGTTCGCTTCCTATCAATACGTCTTGACTGATGAGAATGACAAGGTGATGGCAGTAGGAAACGCGATTCCATTTTATTGGGATGGCACGGCAGCGGACCTTCCCAAAGGATGGGATGACGTTTTCCTGCGAGGGATTGAAGGGTACCGCCAGGAGCAGCAGCCTAATACGCTGTCGGCTCTCTCGATCTCGATCCATCCAGCATACCGCGGGCTCGGTCTCAGCAGGCAGATGGTGACGGCCATGAAAGAGATTGCCAGACAAAATGGACTCACGTACATGCTGGCTCCTGTGCGCCCGTCGTTGAAACACAAGTACCCGCTCACGCCAATGGACACGTACATCGGGTGGCAAACCCCAGAAGGAGCCCCGTTCGATCCGTGGGTGCGCACACATTGGAAGCTGGGGGCAAAAATCATGCAGGTGGCTGCCGAATCGATGTTCATCAGAGGGAATGTAGCACAGTGGGAGAGCTGGACAGGGATGAGGTTTCCCGAGACGGGAACCTACATCATTCCGGATGCGCTGACCCCGGTGCTGATTGAAGTGGAAAAGGACGAAGCGGTGTATATAGAACCGAATATTTGGATGCAGCACTTCTTGTAA
- a CDS encoding MDR family MFS transporter — translation MASMDNTIVATAMGTIVGEMGGLDKFVWVTSAYMVATMAGMPIFGKLSDMYGRKRFYVFGLVVFLLGSILCGTAGTIVELSIYRAIQGIGGGALMPIAFTIIFDVFPPEKRGKMTGLFGAVFGTSSVLGPLLGAYITEYFGWHWIFYINVPIGILSLWFITVYYKESLEHRKLSIDWWGAITLVGAVVSLMFSLELGGNQYAWNSVQILGLLVSFAVLFILFLIIETKAAEPILSFSMFKRRLFAATNAVALLYGAAFIITTVYLPIFIQGVYGGSATNSGLLLTPMMLGSVAGSQIGGLLTTKTSFRNIMLLSAVFFLPGIFLLSTLSPDLPRWLVTIYMILTGFGVGFSFSVLGMAAIHGFDMRQRGSASSTGSFFRSLGMTLGITVFGIIQRNLFENDMTRAFAGQEGVTGAVVADPRAILTPETRAAIPAPILEKITDFLASSIAQTFMWALVPAVLAVVCILLMGNERAVAPQPKPGRE, via the coding sequence ATGGCGTCGATGGACAATACGATCGTAGCGACAGCCATGGGGACGATTGTGGGTGAGATGGGCGGGCTGGATAAGTTCGTCTGGGTGACGTCGGCGTACATGGTCGCCACGATGGCCGGGATGCCGATCTTTGGAAAGCTGTCCGACATGTACGGACGCAAACGATTTTATGTTTTTGGGCTGGTCGTCTTCTTGCTCGGGTCCATCCTGTGCGGTACGGCTGGCACGATTGTAGAGCTGAGCATTTACCGAGCGATTCAGGGGATTGGCGGAGGCGCGCTGATGCCGATTGCCTTTACGATCATCTTTGATGTGTTCCCGCCGGAAAAGCGGGGGAAAATGACGGGGTTGTTCGGAGCAGTGTTCGGGACATCCAGTGTGCTGGGGCCGCTGCTTGGCGCGTACATAACAGAGTACTTCGGCTGGCACTGGATTTTTTACATCAACGTGCCGATCGGCATCCTCTCTCTGTGGTTCATCACGGTTTACTACAAAGAGTCGCTTGAGCATCGCAAGCTGAGCATCGACTGGTGGGGCGCGATAACGCTTGTCGGAGCCGTCGTCAGTCTGATGTTCTCGCTCGAGCTGGGAGGCAATCAATACGCATGGAATTCCGTGCAGATTCTCGGGCTCCTCGTGAGCTTCGCCGTTCTCTTTATCCTGTTCCTCATCATTGAAACAAAGGCAGCGGAGCCGATCCTTTCTTTCTCGATGTTCAAACGCCGCCTGTTTGCTGCGACCAATGCCGTAGCGCTTCTGTACGGTGCCGCCTTCATTATTACGACCGTGTACCTGCCGATTTTTATTCAAGGGGTATACGGGGGATCGGCTACGAATTCGGGTTTGCTTTTGACTCCCATGATGCTGGGGTCGGTAGCTGGAAGCCAGATAGGTGGGCTTCTGACGACAAAAACAAGCTTTCGCAATATCATGCTGCTCTCTGCTGTGTTTTTCCTCCCAGGCATTTTCTTGCTGAGCACGCTTTCGCCTGACTTGCCTCGCTGGCTGGTCACGATCTATATGATTTTGACAGGGTTTGGCGTGGGCTTTTCCTTTTCGGTGCTCGGTATGGCGGCGATTCATGGATTTGACATGCGTCAGCGAGGCTCTGCCAGCTCTACAGGTTCGTTTTTCCGCTCGCTGGGGATGACACTGGGCATTACGGTTTTCGGGATTATTCAGCGCAACCTGTTTGAGAACGACATGACGCGAGCGTTTGCCGGTCAGGAAGGAGTAACCGGTGCCGTTGTCGCGGACCCGCGAGCCATTCTGACACCGGAGACGAGAGCGGCGATTCCTGCCCCGATTCTGGAGAAGATCACGGATTTTCTCGCTTCGTCCATCGCGCAAACGTTCATGTGGGCATTGGTGCCGGCTGTGCTTGCGGTCGTCTGCATCCTGCTGATGGGCAATGAACGCGCCGTGGCACCGCAGCCCAAACCAGGACGCGAGTAG
- a CDS encoding DUF3817 domain-containing protein: MMNSALGRFRVIGIIEGISYLVLLGIAMPLKYFLDMPAAVKIAGSLHGLFFVLYILALAHVTFTNRWSILKVAGAFIASLLPFGNFVLDARIKNEQS, translated from the coding sequence ATGATGAATTCCGCTCTCGGACGATTTCGCGTCATTGGGATCATTGAAGGGATTTCGTATTTGGTGCTGCTCGGCATCGCGATGCCGTTGAAGTATTTCCTCGATATGCCGGCTGCTGTCAAAATCGCCGGTTCCTTGCACGGATTGTTTTTCGTGCTCTATATTCTGGCTCTCGCCCATGTGACGTTTACGAACAGATGGTCCATTCTGAAAGTCGCGGGTGCCTTTATTGCGTCACTGCTGCCTTTTGGCAATTTCGTGCTGGATGCACGCATCAAGAACGAGCAATCGTAA
- a CDS encoding DUF2179 domain-containing protein, which translates to MAWEFILIIIGINITYVSFFTLRLLMVIKGYRFLASLVAMVEVFVYLKGLGLVLDNLDNPVNLAAYCIGWGLGVFVGSKIEEILALGYVTLQVVVDSVDLELPDKLRQSGFGVTSWVAEGRDGPRLMMQVLTKRTNEKKLWNHIYEIAPKAFVISLEPKQLKGGFWVKRLRP; encoded by the coding sequence ATGGCTTGGGAGTTTATTTTGATCATCATCGGGATCAACATTACGTATGTGTCGTTTTTTACACTGCGACTGCTGATGGTGATCAAAGGGTATCGTTTTTTGGCGTCTCTCGTAGCAATGGTCGAGGTATTCGTTTATTTGAAAGGATTGGGTCTGGTTCTGGATAATCTGGACAATCCGGTCAATTTGGCGGCTTATTGCATCGGATGGGGATTGGGTGTATTTGTCGGAAGCAAGATCGAGGAGATTTTGGCTCTCGGTTATGTCACGCTGCAAGTGGTGGTAGATTCAGTCGATCTGGAGCTACCTGACAAGCTGCGTCAGAGTGGATTCGGAGTGACCTCCTGGGTGGCAGAAGGCCGTGATGGCCCGCGCTTGATGATGCAGGTACTGACCAAGCGCACGAATGAAAAAAAACTGTGGAATCACATCTACGAGATTGCGCCCAAAGCGTTTGTCATTTCACTTGAACCGAAGCAGCTGAAAGGCGGTTTCTGGGTGAAGCGCCTGCGCCCTTGA